Proteins encoded within one genomic window of Triticum aestivum cultivar Chinese Spring chromosome 2D, IWGSC CS RefSeq v2.1, whole genome shotgun sequence:
- the LOC123053927 gene encoding uncharacterized protein At4g19900 — protein MAATPTATHATSLFFPPAPTMAPAPRKPLPLLLLSFSFPVLLLLFSIVFLLSHTTFSLLLCPLLPQSPSRSANATMTTDAAAAAASLDVSMDRTLLAFHVTASPPPPAPLAPTPPVKSKKNSKKASTKRNKGLFKRLIRQAPRTRQFAARAAELFAPPSPQRPCAHRFFMTWLSPLEQFGSREALVLETLFRWHRDACLLIASDTMDSPGGSDRLRPFVDRGFRVRAASPDLAHLLRGTPAEPWLGAVRRGEVSPGSVPLGQNLSNLLRLALLYKYGGVYLDADVVVLRPLSGLRNAIGAQAVDAATGDWMRLNNAVMAFDRGHPLLREFIAEFAATFDGSKWGHNGPYLVSRVTRRMPELDVTVLPPRAFYPVDWNKIGGLFMAPKDRKEEKWVQAKVDNIRGGSFGIHLWNRESRGIEMEEGSVIRRLISAGCLFCNSSVVA, from the coding sequence ATGGCTGCTACTCCTACGGCAACCCACGCCACTTCGCTCTTCTTCCCTCCCGCTCCGACCATGGCGCCGGCCCCTCGGAAGCCATTGCCATTGctcctcctttccttctccttccccgtcctcctcctactcttctccatcgtcttcctcctctcgcacaCCACCTTCAGCCTCCTCCTCTGCCCTCTCCTCCCGCAGTCACCTTCGAGGTCAGCAAATGCCACGATGACCactgatgctgctgccgccgccgctagcCTTGACGTCTCCATGGACAGGACCCTGCTCGCGTTCCACGTCACggcgtcgccaccgccgccggcgccTCTTGCTCCTACTCCACCGGTTAAGAGTAAGAAGAACAGCAAGAAAGCCTCCACGAAGCGAAACAAGGGCCTCTTCAAGCGCCTGATCAGGCAAGCTCCCCGGACGCGGCAGTTCGCGGCGCGCGCGGCCGAGCTcttcgcgccgccgtcgccgcagcgGCCGTGCGCGCACCGCTTCTTCATGACGTGGCTGTCCCCGCTCGAGCAGTTCGGAAGCCGCGAGGCCCTCGTCCTGGAGACCCTCTTCCGGTGGCACCGCGACGCCTGCCTCCTCATCGCCTCCGACACCATGGACTCCCCGGGCGGCAGCGACAGGCTCCGGCCGTTCGTCGACCGCGGCTTCCGCGTCCGCGCCGCGTCGCCGGACCTGGCGCACCTGCTGCGCGGCACGCCGGCGGAGCCGTGGCTCGGCGCGGTGCGGCGCGGGGAGGTCAGCCCGGGGAGCGTGCCGCTCGGGCAGAACCTCTCCAACCTCCTCCGCCTCGCGCTGCTCTACAAGTACGGCGGCGTGTACCTCGACGCCGACGTCGTCGTCCTCAGGCCCCTGTCGGGCCTCCGCAACGCCATCGGGGCGCAGGCCGTGGACGCGGCCACCGGCGACTGGATGCGGCTGAACAACGCCGTGATGGCGTTCGACCGGGGCCACCCGCTGCTGCGCGAGTTCATCGCCGAGTTCGCCGCCACGTTCGACGGCAGCAAGTGGGGGCACAACGGGCCCTACCTGGTGTCGAGGGTGACGCGCCGGATGCCGGAGCTGGACGTCACGGTGCTGCCGCCGCGGGCGTTCTACCCCGTGGACTGGAACAAGATCGGCGGGCTGTTCATGGCGCCCAAGGACAGGAAGGAGGAGAAGTGGGTGCAGGCCAAGGTGGACAACATCAGAGGTGGGAGCTTCGGCATCCATCTGTGGAACAGGGAGAGCAGAGGGATCGAAATGGAGGAGGGGAGCGTGATCCGAAGGTTGATTTCGGCCGGCTGCTTGTTCTGCAATTCTTCCGTCGTTGCATGA